The sequence GCGCGCGGACCTCAAGCTGTGGTGGACACTCCCCGCTCCGCCACGGCGCAGGAGCTTGGAAACCGCCTCCTGCACACTCCGAGCGTTAGCGTGAATGGCCCATGGCATATGGCTTGCCAACGGGCTGCGCATGCCTCATCGAAAGCTCCCTCCCCCAGGGCTGGCCACCGCGCGAGACGCGTGCGCGCTGCTGTGGCTCCTCCCCTTCCTTTTCTGCCTGGGCTGCTCCGGCAACATCGGGCCCGCGGGACACACTCCGAATGGCGGGGATGCCGGCTGCGTCGAGCCCCCGCCCGCGGATGGCTCCGACGCGGGCGTGCCGGCAGACGTGCTCATCCCCAGCCGCCTGCTGCGGCGCAGCGCGCTGGCGCTGAGAGGCGAGCCTCCGACGGATGAGGAGTACGCCGCGCTGGAGGCCGCCGGGAGCGAGGCGGCGCAGCGCGCCTACGTCTCCGCCTTCGTGGACCGGACGATCCAGGAGCCCACCTTCTACCGGACGCTGTTCGAGACGGCGCGCGACTGGTTCAACATCCCGCCCGTGGGGCCAACGGCGGATCCGCCGGAGTATGGCCTGCAGCAGCAGCGCTCCATCGTCCGGTGCCCCGAGGGCACGCCGAAGGCGGGAGCGTGGAAGTACTTCCGCGACGACAAGGATGCCTGTCAGGGCCTGAAGCCGGATGGCACGCCCGCGGAGGAGCGCTCCCTTGAAGCGTGGTGGGCCCCGGGCGCCACGACGAGGCTGGTGGGCTTCGCGGCGAGCGTGTCGCCCACGGGGCAGAGCTACGACGCGAGCGGATTCCCGGTGACGGTGAACTGCGCCACCGCGGGCCCCGTCGCGAACTGTGGCTGCGGGCCCGCCGCCGCGCGCTGCCACGCCGACACGGGGAGCTATCCGGGCTGGGAGGACTACGGGCTTCACAGTCCACAAGGGCAGCGGCGACTCGTCGCCGAGGAGCCCGCCCGACTGTTCGCGCACCTCGGCTGGCACGACCGGCCGATGACGGACCTCATCCTCGGCAACTACTCCGTGGGCCCCACGCGCCTGCAGGCCGCCTACGTCATGCAGGGCCTCGCCGGCGAGTTGACGTACCTGCTGGAGGACGACTCCTGGTGGAGACCGTCGCGCTTCGCCAGCGCACCGGTCGACCCCGACCACCGCCAGGGCGACCCCACGGCCTGGCGCGAGTACTCCGTGCCGGCCCGCAACCCCTTCTTCCTGGAGGAGCGGGACTACCGGTACGACCCGCGCACGCAGTCCACGGCCATGAAGGGCATCCCCGCCGCGGGCATGCTTACCAGCCTCGGCTTCCTCAGCGCCTACCCCCGTGAGCGCGTGCGCGGCGCGCGGGCGCTGGAGATGCTGGCCTGCGAGGAGCTCTCCCCGCCGCAGGGGCAGGAGTTCAACGAGTACAAGCGGGACCCGGGCACGGAGGGGACCTGCCAGCACTGCCACCGACGGTTGGACCCCGCGGCCATCCACTTCAAGCGCTTCGCGAAGGTGGGGCACGGCTTCGAGGGCCACGGCGCGACCTACCCGATGCCGGGTGTGGGCAAGGTGTGGCACTGGCCCGCGCGGTGGCGCACCGGCGAGTACCCCTATCACTCGGACCCGTTCAGCCACTGGAACCGCTGGTACATGCCGGACACGCTGCTGACCCCCGTCACGCAGGCCCAGGCCGACGCGAATCCGGAGGCCGTCTTCATCGACTTCCTCCCGGCGGAGCACACCCTGCTGGGCCAGACGAGTGACGGGACGGTGGGGCCGCTGGGTTTCGCCAAGCTCATCGTCGCCTCGGGCTCGTTCGACCGGTGTGTCGTGCGGCACCTGCACGCGCAGGTGATGGGGCGGGACATCGACCCGGCGAAGGAGGCGGGCTACCTGGAGGACCAGGTGGCGCGCTTCATCTCCGGAGGCCGCAAGGTCCGCCCTTACGTCAAGTCACTCACGCAGTCCGACCTCTTCCAGAGGGGGCGCTGACATGAACCGCTATGCATGGCTCCTCGTACTCCCCTGGATGGCCGCCTGTAGCTCGGAGGTGACGCCGTCCACATCCCGCTCCCAGACGCAGTCGGCGTGCGGCACGCCGGCGACCTCGGAGACCCTGCGCGTCATGGAGGGCCTCAAGCCGCACTGCGAGGGCTGCCATGCGCAGGGTGCGCGCGGCTACTTCGCCTCGGTGGAGGCCTTCCAGGGCCTGCTCGTCGCGGATGCGCGGCTGGTGAAGGCCGGCGACCCCGACGGAAGCGAGCTGCTGCGGCTGCTGGAGGGCCGGGGAACCGGCTCCTTCAAGCAGATGCCCATCGGCCAGAAGACCTACGGGCAGCTCGTCTCGGAGGGCACCGCGAAGCTCACCGTGGAGGCGGTGCGAGCCTGGATTCAAGGGCTCGGCACGCAGCAGCGCGATGCCCGGCCGGACCGCGACGCCCCGCGCATCACCCGCATGAGCGCGGACCAGATGCAGCGCGCGCTCTACCAGCAGCTCGGGCTGGGGTACGACGACTTCTTCGTCAATGCGAAGGAGTTCGGCTTCGACATGGCGGAGTCCCGGGGCGAGGAGTACCTCCCGCTCCAGTCGCCGGACGCCATCCCCGCTCCCCGGCAGTACATCAGCGGCGAGCGCTTCCATGGGCTGGGGGGAGGCTCGGTGATGAATCAGGTCTCCGCGGACCGGACCCCTTCGCCCACGCTGGCCCTGACGCTGACGCAGGTCTCCCAGCGCTGGTGCCGCAGGGCCCTGGCCCGGCAGGACAACACGGCGCTGTTCCCGAACGGCGCGGCGCGCACGGCGGACCCGGCCGACGTCAAGGCCACGCTGAAGCGCTGGTCGCTCCACTTCCTGGGAGAGCGCTTCACCGACGCGCAGGTGGACGAGCTGTACACGGACGTCTTCGTGCCGCTCGCGACGCCGACTGACACCGAGCCCGCCTACGTGGGGGCCTGCTCGTACTTCATCCGCCACCCCCACTGGATCTTCTACTGAGGCCCGCCATGAAGCTCTCTCGTCGCAATCTCTTTCAAGCGGCCTTCGGGGCCGCGCACGTCGGGCTGATGGCGCGGTATGGCCTGCCGTCGGCGATGGCGCAGTCGGCGTCGGGCCGGCCCACGAAGATGCTGGCCATCTGGCTGGTGGGCGGACTCCATTGGGAGTCCTTCTTCGCGCCGATGACCCGCGCGGGCATCCAGAAGTTCATCCCTCCCGCGCAGGGAGGCAACTACGCCTACGGGTACAACCCGGAGCAGGTGGAGCACCTGGACCGCTCTCCGGTGGACCTGATGTCCCCCGGGCCCGTGCGCAAGCTGCGCGTGCCCGTCTACTGGAACTGGGCCAATCCCTCGGACAGGAACGGGAACAACCCCGTCGTCGGCAACGCCCAGGTCTACCGCCCGGAGGGATACGTGTGGGCCAACCCGGCCTACAAGCTCTACGAGAAGGCGGTGCTGCTGGTGGGCGCGGACCAGGGGACGGCGGCGCACGCGAGCGGCCTCATCGCGAGCATGTCCGGTGTCGCCGGCTCCACCTTCCGGGCTCCGTCGGTGCAGGCCGTCGTGGCCAACGCGATGGCGTCACGCTTCCCGGACCGGCCCCTGCCCAATGTCGCCCTGGGTGGGCCGCTGCCGATGGCGCTCGGGCTGCCCGCGCTGGCGAACCCGACGCTGCTCTCCTCCAGTGCGAGCGTGGAGCCCACGCTCTCCGACCGGCGAGACGGCACGTGGCACGGCCTGCGCGCGCGCAAGGACGAGCCGGCCCTCGCCTTCGATGGCACGCCCATGTCCGGCGCGGTGCCCGCGACAGCGGTGGACTCGGCCCTGCTCAAGGCGGTGCGCCGCGAGCGAGGCACCTCCAGCGCCGGAACGGACGGGTACCTGGAGCAGCTCTACGACACGTACAAGGGCGCCAGTCGCACGATTCGCCGGGACATGCTGTCGGTGCTGGAGAAGACGCCCGCCTGGGAGAAGCTCAAGGCCGACCCCGCGTATCCCGAGGACTGGATGGCCTGCACCGGCTATGCGGATGCCTGCGGCACGATGCCGTCGATGGGGGACTATGCGTTCGCGCTCCAGTTGCTGAAGTCCGACCTGGTGTCGACCGTCAACCTGCGGGCAACAAGCATCGAGGGTTTCACCTTCGACTCCCACTTCGTCAACGGCCAGATCGTGCATGCGCAGTACCTGCGCATCGCCCTGGAGATGGTGGGGCGCATGTGCCTGGAGATGAGCCTGACGCCGAGCCGCTCGGATCCGTCGCGTTCGCTGCTGGATGAGACGCTCGTGTACGTCTACAGCGACTTCGGGCGGACGTTCCCCAAGGTGGGCAGCGACCACCACCCCGCGACGTGTGCCCTCCTGGTGGGAGGCGGCATCCAGGGGAACCAGATGATCGGCGGCTACGACGAGAGGATGGACGGCTCGCCCATGGGCATTCCGGTGAGGCTCGTCGAGGAGTCCGGGGACATCACGACGCGGACGCCGACCTCGCAGGACGTCGCGGCGACGGTGCTCCGCGCCTATGGGCTCGTGCCCGGAAAGGACTTCTTCATCCCGGGCGGCTACGGCGTCTTCGACGGCGTCGTGAGGAGCTGAGTCAGTACCGCGGTGCCCCCCCAACAGGACTGGACACAGATGCCCTCCCCCTCGCTCGTTCGAAGCCTTGTCCTCGGTGTGTTGATTCTGGGCTCCGCCGGCTGTTCCGGCGGTTCCACTTCGTCCAATGACGGCGGAGTCGTCGCGGAATCTGATGCGGGAACCGACGCCGGTGTCGATGCAGGTGCCGACGCCGGTGCCAGCGCCTGCGCTCCGAGGCCCGCGCCGCCCGCCGCGCCCACGCAGCTCGTCGCGGCGAGCGTCTCCCCCTTCGAAGTCTCCCTGACGTGGGCGCCGTCGACGACCGGCTCGGTCAAGCGCTACCGCGTGTTGCTGGGGGCGGGGCAGGTCGGACAGGTCGAGCGGCCGGCCTTCGCCCACCGCCCGGTCGTCCCGGGCGAGACGTACACGTACACCGTCACGGCGCTCACCGACGAAGGGGGAGAGAGTCCTCCGTCCAATCCGGTGACGGTGACGATTCCGAACCCACCCCCCGATGCGCTCTCCGCGTTGGAGCCGGGGCACTGGTACGCGTTCCCGAATTCGAACCTGCGGGCCGCGGCCCTCTCCCCCGAGCTGCATCCGTGGCTCGGCTGGGGCGAGGGCATCAGCGGAATCATGAACGACTGGTCGAGTGGTGCCCTCGACACCCAACGCGACCGGCTCTACATCACCGGCGGCGGGCACAACGGTTACTTCGGCAACGAAGTCTACGGCTTCGATCTGCGGACGGGCGCGTGGGTCCGCCTGACCGACCCGGATCCGGTGAGCCCCGGAGCGGAGTGTCCCGACCGGGCGCTGGGCGTCAATTGCGCCATCCACACCTACGATGGGCTCGAGTACCTGCCTCCGCCCTTCGACCGGTTCCTCGCCATTGGCTGGGATGGCTGGCCTCAGACAGCGCTCAACCTCGACACCCGGCGCTGGGAGAACCACCCCGAGCTGCCACAGCTCGGGACGCGCACCGGCGCCAACTCCGCCTACGACCCCAACACCCGCGTCCTCTGGTACCACTCCGGCGCGGAGGCGGTGTCGGTCTGGGATCCCGCCACCGGCAGGTGGACCATCCGCGGCGAGCCGGATCAGCTCGGCTATTACAAGAACGCGGTCGTCGATCCCCGGCGCAAGCTGTACGTCGAGGTCGGTCAGGGCTCCACCGACACCTGGACCATCGACGCGCTGGGGAAGTTCGTTCCGAAGCGCACGCGGCTGGTGACCACGGGCGCGCGGGAGATTGAAGCGGTGGGAAATCCCGGCGTCGACTACGACCCGGTGACCGATCAGCTCGTGGCATGGAGCGGCGGCGGGGACATCTACACGCTGAACCTCGACACCCGCGTCTGGACGAAGCGTGCGGCGCTGGGCACGGTGGTGCCCGGACCGGCCAACCTGAACGGGACGTTCGGGCGGTTCCGCTACGTGCCGAGCCTGAATGTCTTCGTGGTGGTCAATACCGTCGACACCCAGGTCTTCGTCTACCGGCTCGATCCGCGACCTGCGCGCCTGTTGCGGCGCATCGACGTGACGGCGCCTGACGCGAAGGTCGAGGTGAACTCGACCGGCAAGCTGGGGGTGACGGCGGTGTTCCAGAACGGGACCTCGGTCGTCCCCACCTCGGGAATCACGTTCAGCTCGCTCGACCCGGAGGTAGCGACCCTGGATGAGGACGGCACCTTCCGGGCCATCAACCCGGGCCGGGCCCGGCTTCAGGCCAGCTACACCGACCCCCTCACCCGGCGCGGGCTGGTGGGCGCCCGGGTCATCGAAGTGGTGCCGATGACGGGCGACGTCGTGCTCGATGCGTTGACGATTCAGCCCTCGTCGACGCTCACGGTGGCTCGCGGCGGGACGGCGGGCCTCACGGCCGTCGGCGCCTACCACCGCGGCGCCGACCTCTTCACCCGCGACGTCACCTGCGAGGCCACCTGGAGCTCCGACGGCGCGTCGATCGCCACGGTGGCCGACGGCACGGTCAGGGGAGTGTCGGAGGGAACGACGACGCTCCACGCGAAGGTCGGGACGGTGGATGCCCAGGCGACTCTCGAGGTCATCCCGCGAGCGACCCAGGAGCTGATCGCGCTGAACTTCCAGCCTCCTGGCCCGCCGATGGTGACGGGCTGGGCGGTGGCCGACGACTCCGCCTTCAACGCGACCCGCGGCTGGGGCTGGCAGGACGCGGCCGGCCTCCAGACCCGAGGCGACCGCAAGGGCACCCAGGATGCGCGTCTCGCCAGCTTCGTGCTGACGACGCAGACCGGAGCCAGGTTCCGGCTCCAGGTTCCCGATGGCCGCTACCACGTGGCGGCGTCCGTGGGAGACAACAACTTCGGCGCGGGGCTCGCGAGCGTGGAGCTCGCGGGCTCGGGCATCGTCTACGGCGTCGGCACGGGGAACACAGCGGGGGGCAGCATCGTCGAAGCCACTGGCGGCAAGGGCCTCGTCTTCGACGTCGTGGGGCCCATCAACTGGCTCGCGGTGATGCGGGTCAACGGCATGGACTTCAACGAGGTGCTCGCCGCGGCGAAGACCTGGTAATCGCGCCATCGGGGCCGCTCAGAGTGAGGCGGCAATCCCGGGGGTGAGCCAACGCACGCGCGGGTCGCTTCCCAGGACCTCGCGCGCCTGGGCCTCGGTCGCCAGCGGCTCGAAGGTGCCGAAGTGCATGGGCACGATGACGGAGGGGCGGAAGTACTTGCGCACCGCGAGCGCCGCGGTCCTGGGGTCCATGCCGTAGCGGCCGCCGCCCACGTTGAGGAGGACGATGTCCGGGTGCAGCAGCTCCTGCACCAGCGCCATGTCGCCGAACAACCAGGTGTCACCCGTGTGGTAGAGCGAGCGCCCCCCGGGAAGCACCAGGACGTAGCCCAGGGGCCGCCCGTCGGGCTCGCACGAGTGCATGGCCGGCACCGCGTGGATCGTGACGTCGCCGATGCGCGTGGAGCCGCCGACGTTCACCGTGTGTTGCTGGGCCTCCGGCACCTTGAGCCAGCGCAGCGTCTCCCCCGTTCCGACGACGGGCGCCCCGCTCAGGCGCGCCAGGGTATGCACGTCCTGCGCGTGATCGCCGTGCGAGTGCGTGAGCAGGATGGCCGCTGGCGGCGTGCGAGCGAGGCGCGTCAGGTCCTTCCAGGCCTCGGGTGCACGCGGGTTCTCCTTCAGCCAGGGGTCGATGAGCAGGCGCGTGCCTCCGGGCGAGACGACCTCGAAGCCGGCGTGGCCGAGCCAGGTGACGCGGAACTCCTGGGGCGGCGGGTTCGGCGCGGCGCCGAACAGCGCCGCCATGAGGGACAGGGAGAGGAGCATGGTGCGGGGCCTCGCATGGCTCCGGCGGCGGGACCGACCCGACGGCGGGCTTCAGCGGCGAGAATGTGTCGCCCGCTCCGCGCCCTTCTTGGGCGAAGTTGACGTGCCGCGCACGGCGCGCGCGTAGGCCCCCGGGCTCGTGCCGACGATGCGCACGAAGTGCCGGTGCAACTGGCTCTGATCATAGAGCCCCACCTCCAGGGCCGCGCGTGCGGCGGGGACGCCCCGGGCGAGCAGCTCGCGCGCCCGCGAAACACGCAGGTGCGTGAGGTAGGCATGGGGCGTCAGTCCCAGCTCCTGACGGAAGGTGCGCAGCAGGTGGAAGCGGCCCAGGCCCGAAGCCACCGCGAGCGCCTCCAGGCTGACGCCTTCCACGACCGAAGCGTGCAGCAGGTCGCGCGCACGCAGCGCCGCGCGGCGTGCCCGGGGGACGGACTCCGCTGACGCGCGAGCGCTCAACAGCGCCGCGAGCATCTCCGCGAGCAGGCCTTGCAGCATGAGCGCGTCACTGCCTGGATCCCGCAGCGCCGCGTGCAGGGCCAGCGCCTCGGCGTGCCCGATGCCGCCGAAGAGCGCGGGCATGCGGGGCGGTGCGCGCAGCCCCAGCTCGCGTGCGGCGCCCTCCACCACCGGCGCCTCCAGGGTCATCGACTGGGCGGTCACTGGCGAATGCACACGCAGGTCGCGGTGCACCTCTCCCGGCTCCTTCAGCTTCAACACGCCCTCGGACTGCGTCCACGTCCGCCCGCGGTACCAGAAGTCGAAGGCGCCCGCGTAGACCACCGTGACGCCGTAGCGCGTGGAGACGCCGGACCACAGCCGCGTGTCACCCGCGACGCGGACCCCTTCCACGCCCGCGAGCCGCGAGGGCAGCACCACCAGGCCAGGAGCGTCGCGCCGCATCGTGACGCCAGTATGGAGCAAGTCCGGGCAACGCTCTGCCCGCAAATCCTCTCATGCGCTCCCTGGCACTAGAGGATTCTCGCTGCGAGCGCTCAGCATTCCTGCATCACTGCCGGACTCGCCGACTCATTCTATTTGAGTGGTCCGGCCCTGCGCATGGAATGAAATTGAACATGAACAGGACAGCCACTCAGACAGCCCCGCGGCACGGTCTCTCTGTCTGGATCAACACAAACCACAGCCCCACCCCACTCATGACCCAATCAAAACTCCTGATGGCGGCAGTCCTGGCGGTGTCCCTCTTCGCGGCGAGGCCCGCCTCGGCGCAGGTGCATATCAACACCATCACGGCACCCAACACCATCACGGATCCCCTCGCCCCCTTCACAATCACCTACACCCTCTTTGGAAGTTCATACATGGCCTCGGCCAATGTGAGCTTCTATCTTGCCACCACTTCGACGCAGTCCAGCGGACGTGTGCTGTTGGCCAGTTCCCAGATCTACCTTGGCTCTGGTAGCGGGCTTCATTACCCGCCGTCTGGACCGCAGACGCGCCAGTTCTACCCCGCCTCCTTCCAGGCCGCCGCGCGGTCCCAGTTCAATGCCATCATGGCGGCTTGCCAACCGCAGACCTGGTACATCCAGGCTGAAGTGGACTACACCAACACCCGCGGTGATGACACCCTGATTGGCACCTACAAACAGCCGGACTTCTATTTCACGGCCGGGACGCTGAGCCCTTCGACGATTCAACCGGGAGGCACCACCAGCTTCTCTTTTGATCTCTACACCCGGTGCCCGGCCGCATCCCCGTCGACGGTCGGCGTCTTCCTGGCGGATGCCAACCAGCAACCGCTGAGCTACATCGGCGGGATTTCCATCGGTGCTGGCGCGGGAACCTTCTCCCTGCCTCCCACGTCCATCACATTCTCGCCCTCCATTCCACCCGGTCCCTACAGCCTCGTGCTGATCGCGGATGTGAATGAAGGCATCGCGGAAAGCAATGAGGACAACAACGGGGGGGCTTTCGCCCTCGACATCGTTCCGTATGCAATGGCGGCCTTCGACAGGGATGAGAGTCCGCTGACGCTGGAGGTCCCCATTCCCACCGAAGCCGCTTCGATGCGGAATGCCCCCGGGGGCAACCTGGCGGACAACTACGTCCAGAAGTCCTGGGCAGACTGATTGAGCTGTGTGTCTTACCGGCGGGTTCAGCGCGGCGCGGGCGGCAGCCAGCCCGCGCCGCGCATCGCTTCAAGCGTTACATCGGCCAGTTGCTGATAGCCGGCGGGGCTCGGGTGGAAGCCGTCGGAGGAAAGCCACTCGGCGTGCCCGGCCAGCGAGCGTGAGGCGGGCAGCAGGTCCACCACCAGGACGCGAGGGCCGAAGGCGCGGGCCGTGGAGCTGATGGCTGCGTTCCACGCCTTGACCTGCTCGCGCAGCCTCACGCGCATCTCGGGTGAGGCACGCGGGCCGGCCAGGGTCGCCAGGTCCGGGACGTTGAGCAGCACCACCCGGGCCTCTGTCTCCTTCATCAGCCGCTCAAGCGTGGCCTGGAGGGATTTCTGGTAGCCAGGCAGTGGCACGGGACGCAGGGCGTCGTTCACCGACAGCCACATCGTCACGAGCGTGGGCTTGAACGCGATGGCGCGGGGCACCTCGACGTCCACCGCCTCCGAGAGCGTGATGCCGCTGCGGGCAAAGCGGTCATAGGCCGTGTTCCCGGGCAGCGCGGCGCGCAGGCGCGCGGTCCAGTTCTCGCTCGCGGGTGAACGGCTTCCGACGCCCACGGTGTCGGACGCACCCAGCGCGGCGTAGCGGATGGGCATGCCCAGGGGCTCGGAAGCGCGTGGCGCCTCCGTGGAGGTGGGCGGTTCTGGCGAGGGCTGGGCTTCGGCCAGCGAGGCCGTGCCTGGCCCGAACAGCGCGGCCAGGGGCAGCAGGAGGAGTTTGCGCATGGATGAGAGAGCGGGCCCTTTCGCGGAATGCGTCGGGGAGGAATGGGTAGCCGCGGCTCGAGGCCCGCGCAGCCACCGTGCATGCGCGGACGGTGGCCCGGACGTTCGTCTCGCGAGCAGGCGGCTCAGCGCCCGTGCACCCTGTGTGGCGTCGTCCCTCGCGCGGAGGCCATCGACGCCAGCAGCTCCGGCCCGGGCCAGGCGTTGCCCGGCCGTCCTTCCGCGAGGAAGTCCACCGCGGGCGACAGCACCTGCGGCGCGTAGAGGATGCGGAAGTGCCCCAGCCCTTCCGTTCGCGTGAGCTTCGCGCCCGGCCACGCGCGCGCCACCGCTTCGCCTGCTTCCAGCGGCACCTCACGGTCCCCCACGTCGTGGAAGATGCGCAGCGGCACGTCCAGCCGTGACACGAAGGCAGGCAGCGCGAGGTCCGCCAGCCGCATGTCGAAGCGTGCCTCGATTCGCGCCGCCATCCGCCGCCAGGTGTCCTCCGACAGGCCCACCGTGTCCGCGAAGTCCTGGATGCCCGCCAGCGGATCCGCGGGCGGGGAGATGAAGACCGCGCGCTCCACCTTCATCCCGTCCCTCAGCGCCACCGCCGTGGCCGCCGCGCCGAACGAGTGCGCCACCACCGCGTAGGGCCCGCCCGTCGCCTCGCCCACCGCCGCCACCATTCCCGCCAGCTCCGGCAGCGAGCTGGTGCGCCCGGAGGACGCCCCATGCCCCGGCGCGTCGTACGTCACCACTGAGAGCCCCGCGTCCACCAGCGGCTGCACGAAGGCCGTGAGCTGCCCGCCGTAGCCGCTCCACCCGTGCACCAGCAGGACCCGGGGGCCCTCGCCCCAGCTCCACACCGCCACGTCCTCGCCCTCCAGCTTCAACATCCGGGGCTGACCGCGCGCCAGCACCGCCTCCGCCGTCCGCGAGCGCCGCGGCCGCTGGGGCGTCAGGAACAGCCGCTCCGCCCACGCCGCCGCCAGCCCGGGGGACACCGCTCCCAGACTCCGCGCCGCCGCCCGCACACCCCACAGCGCCATCTTCGTCCGAACGTTCGTGCTATTTTCTACCATGATGAGGTCCTCCTCGAAGGACACGGCAACGACAAAGGTCAGGAAGTGGGGGCGCGAGCGGCGGTGACGAGCGCTTCGAAGGCCCGGTGGGCTCGCGCCTCGGCCTGGGGGTCGCGCATCAACCGCTTCGCGTGGTGGAAGCCCAGCATCACCGCGTACTGGTCATGGGCGAACTGCTCCACGTCCAGCTCCTTGCGGAAGTGCCCTTCCGCCACGGCGATGCGGGCGGCCTGGGCCAGGCAGTCCAGCCAGTCCCGCTGGCTCTGCACCAGCGTGTCCCGCGCGGGCCCGGGCGCGTCGTCCAGCTCCGCCGCGGCCGCCACGAAGATGCAGCCGCCCTCGAGCACCTTGTCCCGGTCCCACGTGAGCCAGCCGTCGAAGAGCGCCCGCACCCGGGGCTCACCGCGGGCCTTGCTCAGCGCCGGGCGGACGACGCGCTCGGTGAAGACGGCGGTGGCCGCCTCCAGGACCTGCACCTGGAGCTCCGTCTTGGACTTGAAGTGCGCGAACAGGCCGCTCTTGGAGAGGCTCAGCTCCTCGGCCAGCCCGCCGATGCTCAGCCCCTGCAGCCCCACCCGGCTGGCCAGCCGGACGGCCGTCTCCAAGATGGTCTGATGGGTGAGCTCGCCCTTGCGCATGACCCTTTCATAGAACGGTCGTGCTTTTTATGCAACCGGGAGGCGTCAGCTCCCCGCGCTTGCGTCCGCCACGTAGCCGGGCTCGGACGGTGCGTCGAAGAAGCGGGAGAGCTCGGCCTGGGCCTCGCGGGCCTGCGCCGCGCTGATGCGGCCTTCGCGCTCCAGCCTCCCGACGATGACACCCGCACGGTTGCGCAGGGATTCGGGGCGCTGGGCCGGCAGCCAGCGGCGCGGTGCGGGCAGCATCCCCGCGAGCATCGCTCCCTGCGCCACGGTGAGCGACCGCGCAGGGACGCCGAAGTGCTCGCGCGCCGCGGCTTCAATGCCGTAGACGCCCTCCCCCCACTCCACGACGTTCAGGTACAGCGCGAGGATGCGCTGCTTGGACAGGTGCGTCTCCAGCTGGCGGGCGATCAGCAGCTCCTTCCCCTTGCGCAGCAGGCTGCGGTCCGTGGAGAGGTAGAGGTTCTTCGCCAGCTGCTGCGTGAGGGTGGAGGCG comes from Corallococcus macrosporus and encodes:
- a CDS encoding DUF1501 domain-containing protein → MKLSRRNLFQAAFGAAHVGLMARYGLPSAMAQSASGRPTKMLAIWLVGGLHWESFFAPMTRAGIQKFIPPAQGGNYAYGYNPEQVEHLDRSPVDLMSPGPVRKLRVPVYWNWANPSDRNGNNPVVGNAQVYRPEGYVWANPAYKLYEKAVLLVGADQGTAAHASGLIASMSGVAGSTFRAPSVQAVVANAMASRFPDRPLPNVALGGPLPMALGLPALANPTLLSSSASVEPTLSDRRDGTWHGLRARKDEPALAFDGTPMSGAVPATAVDSALLKAVRRERGTSSAGTDGYLEQLYDTYKGASRTIRRDMLSVLEKTPAWEKLKADPAYPEDWMACTGYADACGTMPSMGDYAFALQLLKSDLVSTVNLRATSIEGFTFDSHFVNGQIVHAQYLRIALEMVGRMCLEMSLTPSRSDPSRSLLDETLVYVYSDFGRTFPKVGSDHHPATCALLVGGGIQGNQMIGGYDERMDGSPMGIPVRLVEESGDITTRTPTSQDVAATVLRAYGLVPGKDFFIPGGYGVFDGVVRS
- a CDS encoding fibronectin type III domain-containing protein — translated: MILGSAGCSGGSTSSNDGGVVAESDAGTDAGVDAGADAGASACAPRPAPPAAPTQLVAASVSPFEVSLTWAPSTTGSVKRYRVLLGAGQVGQVERPAFAHRPVVPGETYTYTVTALTDEGGESPPSNPVTVTIPNPPPDALSALEPGHWYAFPNSNLRAAALSPELHPWLGWGEGISGIMNDWSSGALDTQRDRLYITGGGHNGYFGNEVYGFDLRTGAWVRLTDPDPVSPGAECPDRALGVNCAIHTYDGLEYLPPPFDRFLAIGWDGWPQTALNLDTRRWENHPELPQLGTRTGANSAYDPNTRVLWYHSGAEAVSVWDPATGRWTIRGEPDQLGYYKNAVVDPRRKLYVEVGQGSTDTWTIDALGKFVPKRTRLVTTGAREIEAVGNPGVDYDPVTDQLVAWSGGGDIYTLNLDTRVWTKRAALGTVVPGPANLNGTFGRFRYVPSLNVFVVVNTVDTQVFVYRLDPRPARLLRRIDVTAPDAKVEVNSTGKLGVTAVFQNGTSVVPTSGITFSSLDPEVATLDEDGTFRAINPGRARLQASYTDPLTRRGLVGARVIEVVPMTGDVVLDALTIQPSSTLTVARGGTAGLTAVGAYHRGADLFTRDVTCEATWSSDGASIATVADGTVRGVSEGTTTLHAKVGTVDAQATLEVIPRATQELIALNFQPPGPPMVTGWAVADDSAFNATRGWGWQDAAGLQTRGDRKGTQDARLASFVLTTQTGARFRLQVPDGRYHVAASVGDNNFGAGLASVELAGSGIVYGVGTGNTAGGSIVEATGGKGLVFDVVGPINWLAVMRVNGMDFNEVLAAAKTW
- a CDS encoding metal-dependent hydrolase yields the protein MLLSLSLMAALFGAAPNPPPQEFRVTWLGHAGFEVVSPGGTRLLIDPWLKENPRAPEAWKDLTRLARTPPAAILLTHSHGDHAQDVHTLARLSGAPVVGTGETLRWLKVPEAQQHTVNVGGSTRIGDVTIHAVPAMHSCEPDGRPLGYVLVLPGGRSLYHTGDTWLFGDMALVQELLHPDIVLLNVGGGRYGMDPRTAALAVRKYFRPSVIVPMHFGTFEPLATEAQAREVLGSDPRVRWLTPGIAASL
- a CDS encoding helix-turn-helix domain-containing protein; the encoded protein is MRRDAPGLVVLPSRLAGVEGVRVAGDTRLWSGVSTRYGVTVVYAGAFDFWYRGRTWTQSEGVLKLKEPGEVHRDLRVHSPVTAQSMTLEAPVVEGAARELGLRAPPRMPALFGGIGHAEALALHAALRDPGSDALMLQGLLAEMLAALLSARASAESVPRARRAALRARDLLHASVVEGVSLEALAVASGLGRFHLLRTFRQELGLTPHAYLTHLRVSRARELLARGVPAARAALEVGLYDQSQLHRHFVRIVGTSPGAYARAVRGTSTSPKKGAERATHSRR
- a CDS encoding SGNH/GDSL hydrolase family protein, which encodes MRKLLLLPLAALFGPGTASLAEAQPSPEPPTSTEAPRASEPLGMPIRYAALGASDTVGVGSRSPASENWTARLRAALPGNTAYDRFARSGITLSEAVDVEVPRAIAFKPTLVTMWLSVNDALRPVPLPGYQKSLQATLERLMKETEARVVLLNVPDLATLAGPRASPEMRVRLREQVKAWNAAISSTARAFGPRVLVVDLLPASRSLAGHAEWLSSDGFHPSPAGYQQLADVTLEAMRGAGWLPPAPR
- a CDS encoding alpha/beta hydrolase, with the translated sequence MVENSTNVRTKMALWGVRAAARSLGAVSPGLAAAWAERLFLTPQRPRRSRTAEAVLARGQPRMLKLEGEDVAVWSWGEGPRVLLVHGWSGYGGQLTAFVQPLVDAGLSVVTYDAPGHGASSGRTSSLPELAGMVAAVGEATGGPYAVVAHSFGAAATAVALRDGMKVERAVFISPPADPLAGIQDFADTVGLSEDTWRRMAARIEARFDMRLADLALPAFVSRLDVPLRIFHDVGDREVPLEAGEAVARAWPGAKLTRTEGLGHFRILYAPQVLSPAVDFLAEGRPGNAWPGPELLASMASARGTTPHRVHGR
- a CDS encoding TetR/AcrR family transcriptional regulator — protein: MRKGELTHQTILETAVRLASRVGLQGLSIGGLAEELSLSKSGLFAHFKSKTELQVQVLEAATAVFTERVVRPALSKARGEPRVRALFDGWLTWDRDKVLEGGCIFVAAAAELDDAPGPARDTLVQSQRDWLDCLAQAARIAVAEGHFRKELDVEQFAHDQYAVMLGFHHAKRLMRDPQAEARAHRAFEALVTAARAPTS